The following coding sequences lie in one Syntrophorhabdaceae bacterium genomic window:
- a CDS encoding NYN domain-containing protein yields MRKRTYIYIDGFNLYHRCLKDTSCKWLDLKLLFCTLLDQDNNIEKIKYFTTKVSGKMDPDQPTRQDTYLRALRAYIPELEIYYGQFFNKKMKAFSTQDSSPQLVKVNVLRNGGKKTIVAELLPHQLINVTKPEEKGSDVNLAIHLLNDAWLDLYDYAIVVSNDSDLREAVKFVTQIKKKVIGIGSPVEFPSKQLIQYADFVKHIRPGILAACQLPNPIPGTTICKPALW; encoded by the coding sequence ATGAGAAAGAGAACTTACATATATATTGATGGTTTCAATCTTTACCATCGGTGCCTGAAGGATACTTCCTGTAAATGGCTCGATTTAAAACTACTGTTTTGCACCCTCTTAGACCAAGACAACAATATTGAGAAAATAAAATACTTCACAACAAAAGTTTCGGGTAAAATGGACCCAGATCAACCAACAAGGCAAGACACTTATCTAAGGGCATTAAGGGCGTATATCCCAGAATTAGAGATTTATTATGGTCAATTTTTTAATAAGAAGATGAAAGCGTTTTCAACACAAGATTCGTCACCTCAATTGGTGAAGGTAAATGTATTACGTAATGGGGGTAAGAAAACCATTGTGGCCGAGTTACTACCTCATCAATTGATTAACGTAACAAAACCAGAAGAAAAGGGTTCAGATGTAAACCTTGCCATTCATCTTCTCAATGACGCGTGGTTAGATTTATATGATTATGCTATTGTTGTATCCAACGATAGCGATTTAAGGGAAGCGGTAAAATTTGTAACACAGATTAAGAAAAAAGTAATTGGGATCGGATCTCCGGTAGAATTTCCATCTAAACAACTTATACAATATGCAGACTTTGTAAAGCATATTAGACCGGGGATTCTTGCAGCCTGTCAATTGCCCAACCCAATACCAGGTACTACTATTTGCAAACCCGCCCTATGGTAA
- a CDS encoding FRG domain-containing protein: MSVKNIDSEGIHKETCETWNDFKETVHKMMPADKILEDKQWIFRGILKSHPLETTLERICNCWQISLKELPNIEGELIREIERKAFGLGIPLPAEPDKIWWVSLMQHYGAPTRLLDFTYSPYIAAYFAFEKLLFDEGEKESAAVWAVQHRWTEQGGNLATNYNRDLLKKIRESETNSLNFLFEVKEIRRASVMQVTAKYLNDRITAQQGVFLCPTDITISFMDNFTRVNGWNDERMVKELILPRSCMNEAFEELRKMNIARYSLFPDFGGFAQSLNYRLRLFKDIAQFRDRQ; encoded by the coding sequence ATGTCTGTTAAAAATATTGATAGCGAAGGTATTCATAAAGAGACCTGTGAAACCTGGAACGATTTCAAGGAGACAGTTCACAAGATGATGCCGGCTGACAAAATACTGGAAGACAAACAGTGGATATTCCGTGGAATATTGAAAAGCCATCCCTTAGAGACAACATTGGAACGGATTTGTAATTGTTGGCAAATATCTTTAAAAGAGTTACCAAACATTGAAGGGGAGCTAATTCGAGAGATAGAACGAAAGGCTTTTGGTTTGGGTATTCCACTGCCCGCCGAACCCGACAAAATATGGTGGGTCTCGCTCATGCAACATTATGGTGCACCAACGAGACTGCTTGATTTTACGTATTCGCCATATATTGCTGCTTACTTTGCTTTTGAAAAGCTACTGTTTGATGAGGGTGAGAAAGAATCAGCCGCTGTATGGGCTGTTCAACACAGGTGGACAGAACAAGGGGGAAATTTAGCAACAAACTATAATCGAGACCTCTTGAAAAAGATTAGAGAGTCAGAGACTAATTCATTAAATTTTCTTTTTGAGGTGAAAGAAATACGGCGCGCCTCTGTAATGCAAGTTACCGCTAAGTATCTCAATGACCGAATCACAGCTCAGCAAGGGGTTTTTCTGTGTCCTACCGATATCACTATTTCATTTATGGATAACTTCACACGCGTGAATGGTTGGAATGATGAAAGAATGGTTAAGGAATTAATTTTACCAAGAAGTTGTATGAATGAAGCTTTTGAAGAACTTCGAAAAATGAACATTGCAAGATATAGTCTCTTCCCTGATTTCGGCGGGTTTGCACAGTCGCTTAATTATCGCCTTCGTCTTTTTAAAGATATTGCTCAATTCCGTGATCGTCAGTAA
- a CDS encoding recombinase family protein, protein MKAIGYVRVSTEEQAKEGVSLDNQKERIKGYCTYKGFELTDIIEDAGISGGKNKARPGFVELLDRIETGEIKTVVLYSLERLSRDMLTLLALERLLDEKDVELHTVEGQVDTSTPDGWLNFAMKAFLGEMERRQVKHRTKRAMEYKKNQGAVVGSIPYGYRRSGNGLIEDPREQETVKIVNGLYRDNNKLIDICRVLKERNIRTRNGKGFISQQVKRIITDYKNTYHKSNTRLSQNIRQFVTAIA, encoded by the coding sequence ATGAAGGCCATAGGGTACGTAAGGGTTTCAACCGAGGAACAGGCGAAGGAAGGCGTAAGCCTGGACAACCAGAAGGAACGGATCAAGGGTTATTGCACATATAAGGGCTTCGAGCTCACAGACATCATAGAAGACGCAGGGATTTCAGGGGGCAAGAACAAGGCCCGGCCCGGCTTCGTTGAACTCCTGGACAGGATCGAGACAGGAGAGATCAAGACGGTTGTCCTCTACTCTCTGGAACGGCTTTCAAGGGACATGCTGACCCTTCTTGCTCTGGAAAGGCTTCTTGACGAAAAGGATGTTGAACTGCATACTGTAGAAGGACAGGTTGACACATCAACCCCGGACGGTTGGCTTAACTTCGCAATGAAAGCCTTCCTGGGTGAAATGGAGCGGCGGCAGGTGAAGCATAGAACAAAGAGGGCCATGGAGTATAAGAAAAACCAGGGCGCCGTTGTGGGCTCCATTCCATACGGCTACAGGAGAAGCGGCAACGGACTTATTGAGGATCCCCGGGAACAGGAAACCGTTAAGATCGTGAACGGTCTTTACCGGGACAATAACAAACTGATCGACATATGCAGGGTATTGAAGGAAAGGAACATCAGGACCCGGAACGGTAAGGGATTCATTTCGCAGCAGGTAAAGCGGATCATCACGGACTATAAAAACACCTATCACAAGAGCAATACCCGGCTGTCTCAGAACATCCGGCAGTTTGTAACGGCGATTGCATAG
- a CDS encoding bifunctional DNA primase/polymerase — protein MDTTDKLKAALHYLDRGFSVIPANRDKTPLIKWEPYQRQRATETEVKTWWTKYPDAMIGIVTGTISNLAVIDIDTDEGKEAIQEYIPDSLLMPIAETPKGGQHLYFKCPDPPLSNNTRIIPGCDLRGEGGYVIAPPSVNGDGKGYSWLPGLSIDEVAPPPLPSTYISFIKEFAFKGYKAGRNTDCNGITERYEALQNVTISLDEGCRDESIFHVANCLIKGGMTEGNARYILGILADSCNPSFPEKEVLIKIQSAIQRAKQRERNFTDEIKNWIDVTDGYWNVTECFKALQIITKEEKTAGRVAIHRLRSGKNPLIEKHGDKDGCYRRIDNQCEDIDFLSATDTVLPVKWPFEIERYFNTMPKNIIVIAGEPDAGKTAFLLNVARLNMRGHEVIYFSSEMGAQELRGRLSKFDEPLNTWKKLTVKERSSNFADVVKPDAINVVDFLEIHDEFYKIGLYIKEIFDKLNKGIAVIAIQKNKNTEYGLGGGRGLEKARLYLSMESGKVKIIKAKNWVDSANNPNGLEMKFKLVKGCHFIEEGYWKKP, from the coding sequence ATGGATACAACCGATAAACTCAAGGCCGCGCTTCATTATCTGGACAGGGGGTTTTCTGTAATCCCCGCCAATAGAGACAAAACCCCGCTTATTAAATGGGAACCGTATCAGAGGCAGCGGGCTACTGAGACCGAGGTTAAAACATGGTGGACGAAATACCCTGATGCCATGATCGGTATTGTTACCGGGACCATCTCTAACCTTGCAGTAATTGACATTGATACCGATGAAGGCAAGGAGGCTATTCAAGAGTATATTCCGGACAGTCTTTTAATGCCTATCGCTGAAACTCCCAAAGGCGGGCAGCACCTATATTTCAAATGTCCAGATCCCCCGCTTTCAAACAATACCAGGATTATCCCCGGTTGTGATCTTCGCGGTGAGGGCGGCTATGTCATAGCGCCGCCGTCTGTCAATGGGGACGGCAAGGGTTATTCATGGCTCCCAGGTCTGAGCATTGATGAGGTTGCGCCGCCGCCCTTGCCGAGCACTTATATATCTTTTATTAAAGAATTTGCATTTAAGGGGTATAAGGCTGGCCGTAATACAGATTGTAATGGCATTACAGAACGTTACGAAGCGTTACAGAACGTTACAATCTCCTTAGATGAGGGATGCAGAGACGAGAGTATTTTTCATGTTGCAAATTGCTTAATTAAGGGAGGTATGACTGAGGGCAACGCACGTTATATATTGGGTATTCTTGCAGATTCTTGCAATCCTTCTTTTCCTGAAAAGGAAGTATTAATCAAAATTCAGAGTGCAATTCAACGCGCGAAACAGCGGGAACGTAATTTTACAGACGAGATAAAAAACTGGATTGACGTTACAGATGGTTACTGGAATGTTACAGAATGTTTCAAAGCGTTACAAATCATTACAAAGGAAGAAAAGACAGCCGGGCGGGTTGCTATTCATCGGTTACGTAGCGGAAAAAACCCCTTGATAGAGAAACACGGCGACAAGGATGGATGTTACAGGCGCATAGACAACCAGTGCGAGGATATTGATTTCCTGAGCGCAACAGATACGGTCCTTCCGGTCAAGTGGCCTTTTGAGATCGAGCGCTATTTTAACACCATGCCTAAGAACATCATCGTCATTGCCGGGGAACCGGACGCGGGCAAGACGGCGTTTCTGCTTAACGTTGCGCGGTTGAATATGCGGGGGCATGAGGTCATATATTTTTCTTCTGAAATGGGCGCTCAGGAACTAAGGGGACGGCTCTCAAAATTCGATGAACCATTAAACACATGGAAGAAGTTGACGGTTAAGGAACGGTCCTCAAACTTTGCCGATGTTGTCAAACCGGACGCAATCAACGTTGTAGACTTCTTAGAGATCCATGACGAGTTTTACAAGATCGGCCTCTATATCAAAGAAATTTTTGACAAGCTCAATAAGGGTATCGCTGTAATTGCCATTCAGAAGAATAAGAACACAGAGTACGGCCTGGGTGGAGGTCGAGGACTTGAGAAAGCGAGACTATATCTCTCTATGGAATCCGGCAAGGTTAAGATTATCAAAGCGAAAAATTGGGTAGACAGCGCAAATAATCCGAACGGCCTTGAGATGAAATTTAAGCTCGTCAAGGGTTGTCATTTTATTGAGGAAGGATATTGGAAGAAGCCATAA
- a CDS encoding tyrosine-type recombinase/integrase — MKGLILCNKCRKKMDGVCKCTEKGNAKCIIKIYWKGKNYEYRRDDKGFIYTYETALSRLTNIANEIRKGTFNPVEFSDTRIKERKFENKIEKWLQEKEKELQRGVIRPSSYGNINGYISNYFTFFHGMDVREIKLEQLSDFYDSLPSTLKLKTKKNIFNALHSFFVWLWKRGVRDIPPFPNMEGDDDSKERVALDYEDQQELLKKIPEIHRDIIEFGMETGLRVGELIVLKIGDIDFKNGSLWVRRTVSAYVNIVESTKGRHKDKIPLSNRALELCIKNVQGKEKWDFLFIRPDTGKRYSVKAPNAIWKKYTGLNDVTYYEASRHSFATQMVDSGVDSLQTKELMRHTDVRTTQRYYHGSTTRLRDIVNRRGQVLSLVKGTGTDAE, encoded by the coding sequence ATGAAAGGACTTATACTCTGTAATAAATGCAGGAAGAAAATGGACGGCGTATGCAAATGCACCGAGAAGGGAAACGCGAAATGCATTATCAAGATATACTGGAAAGGCAAGAATTACGAGTACCGGAGAGACGATAAGGGCTTTATTTATACCTATGAGACGGCGCTCTCAAGGCTTACGAATATAGCGAATGAGATCCGAAAGGGCACTTTCAACCCCGTTGAGTTTTCTGATACCAGGATTAAAGAAAGAAAATTTGAAAACAAAATAGAAAAATGGTTGCAGGAGAAGGAAAAGGAACTACAGCGAGGGGTTATCAGACCTTCGTCATATGGTAATATCAATGGGTATATTTCAAATTACTTTACCTTTTTTCATGGCATGGATGTAAGGGAGATCAAGCTTGAGCAACTTTCCGATTTTTATGATTCATTGCCGAGTACCCTCAAATTAAAAACCAAGAAAAATATCTTCAATGCGCTTCATTCGTTCTTTGTGTGGCTATGGAAGCGGGGCGTAAGGGATATACCGCCATTCCCTAACATGGAAGGTGACGATGATAGCAAAGAACGGGTAGCCCTTGACTATGAGGACCAGCAGGAATTACTGAAGAAGATACCGGAGATCCACAGGGATATAATCGAATTTGGTATGGAAACGGGTTTGCGTGTCGGTGAACTTATTGTCTTAAAGATAGGCGATATTGATTTCAAGAATGGGAGTTTATGGGTAAGACGAACAGTATCAGCGTATGTCAATATTGTTGAGTCTACCAAAGGCCGGCACAAAGATAAAATACCGCTATCAAACAGAGCCTTAGAGCTATGTATAAAGAACGTACAGGGCAAAGAGAAATGGGACTTCCTGTTTATCAGACCGGATACTGGAAAAAGGTATTCTGTGAAAGCGCCAAATGCTATATGGAAAAAATACACAGGCTTGAATGATGTAACATACTATGAAGCATCGAGGCATAGCTTTGCAACTCAAATGGTCGACAGTGGGGTTGATTCCTTACAGACAAAAGAATTGATGCGTCATACCGATGTAAGAACAACGCAGCGTTATTATCACGGCAGCACTACACGGCTGAGAGATATTGTAAACCGGAGAGGGCAAGTTTTGAGCTTGGTAAAAGGAACCGGCACAGATGCAGAATAG